The window AGCCGGTTTATGATGTGGCTCAGCTGGCAATTACGCTTGGTATATCAGAGGAAGAAGTTCTGGAAATTATAGCAAAAAAAGGTGTTGAAAAAGAGCCTCTTGAGCTGTTCGACAGTGAGAATGTATCTAAAACCATTCACTGATAGCCGTTGCATGAGCATGCCGGAGGCGGGAATGGAATTCTTTATTATTTCCATTCCGGCCTGATCAGTTTTCTACCCGTTGCAGGGGATACAATGTTTCGTCCTTAATAGGGGGAGCGCCAGCTGAACGAACCTTCTTTTGCAGTGAATCAAGGTTGAAATCGTCATCCCCCAGCACATCACCCATCTCCTGCTCTATCTGGTCGGGATCTTCACCAGCCTCCATCCTGCTGATTGCCTCTTCCATTGCATCTCCCAGATTCAAACCGGTTTGCCTGGTGAAATTACGCATCAGAGAGGCCATCTGGCGAGGATCGTCATCATTAATTCCTTCAGCCTCTCGCATTATCGACTCAAAGGCTTGCTCCATCTTTGTCTCATCCAGGCCTGCCAGAGCATCTGTTTCTTCGGAGCCTTGGGACCGGATAGTTGCGAACTTTGACACCTGTCTGGCCAAATCTTTTTTGCCGCACCTGGGACAATCCGGGCGGGTAGTGGTGTCTATTCTCGAAGAGAAAAAGTTAAAGATAACATTGCATGAATCGCAATAAAATTCATAAATCGGCATGTTCAGTTCACTCGTTCTTCAATGATAAGGTTTCTCAAGTCGCAAAAAACATTCGGGGTGAATCAATTAAGCACCTGGTCGATCAAATCCACACTCACGTCATCGGTTATATAGGTGGAACCGATTTTATCAGGCAGTACAAATTGCACTTTGCCAGAAACAGCCTTCTTGTCGGTTTTGAGATATCGTTTTATTTCGGCTCGGTCAAGATCTCCTGGAATCTCAGTCGGCATACCATAAGAGATCAGGATACTGGTTATACGATCCAGAACATCCTGGGCTAAAGTCCCCTTCAATATACTCAATCGAGCAGCGGCCACCATGCCTATAGAGACAGCAAGTCCGTGGATAAGCTGAAAGCTGGAAGCTCCTTCAACTGCGTGACCTATGGTGTGACCGTAGTTCAAGATTTTTCTCAAACCACCTTCCCGCTCATCTTCAGCAACTACCTCTGCCTTTATTGCGCAACACCTGGTAATCATATCAACAATCACCTCAGGGGCCAGGGAAAAAATCCTTTCACGTTCTTTTTCCAGAAACATAAAAAAACCTTCATCCCAAATTACGCCATATTTAATGACTTCGGCAAGTCCACCGAGCAATTCCTGGTCATCAAGTGTCTGCAACACCTCAGTGTCTATATACACTGCTCTTGGCTGATAGAAAGCACCTACGAGATTTTTCCCCTCCGGTAGATCTACACCAGTCTTGCCGCCAACAGAGCTATCCACCTGGGAAAGCAGGGTTGTAGGAATCTGGATAAAAGGAATCCCTCGCATGTAGGCCGAGGCGAGAAATCCTGCGATATCACCGGTCACGCCACCGCCCAACGCGATAATCGCATCATGCCGATCATACCCTGCCCGGGCAAGCTGACTGGCAAGATCAGTCACGGTAGCCATGGTCTTGTTCTCCTCTCCAGCAACAAAGGTGAACATCCTGGCGCTGATACCGGCGCTATCGAGAATATTCAGCAAGCGCTCGCCATAGAGCTTTGCTACATTGCTGTCACTGACCACTGCATACCTGTTGCCGATTCTACTTTTTGACAGTTCAGCACCAACTCTATCGAGACATCCCGGTTCTATATGGATGGGGTAACTCCGATCTCCGAGCCCCACACGCAACTCAGCCATACAATTTTCCTCATATTCCCTGGCACCCAACTACCACGGTAACCAGATATAAAAACAGACGACGGATGGACTAAAAAAAAAGAGATTCAGTCTACACCCATGAATAATGGTAGCCATTAGTTATTACATCAATCTTCTTTTACCAATACAACAACAAGAGCCTGAGGTTAAAGATGATCAGCGACAAAACCTTACCCTTTTTGACAGCAAAAAAAAAGGAGATACCACCCGGCTGGGCAGCATCTCCTTTATACTACAAGATGAAGTACTAATTACATAGCGTCGCCAGAGGCTGCACCCTGCATCTTAACTTCAACTTTCTCGGTCAGACCCTCGTAGTAAGCGCGGAGGTGTACGAGAACTTCGTCACGACCAAAGTGGTCAACGATCTCAGCACCATCAGAAAGAGCTTTACGGAGTTTGGTACCAGAAAGAATAACGCGGGACTCTTTGTCATGGTTACAGGTACGGAGAGAAGCCATACCATCACACTTGTGACAGTAGAAGGTCCAGTCGATCTTCATTGGCTTACACAGCAGATCTTTGGCAGCATCACCGGTGGTCGGGATGCGATCAAATATTTCCTGAGCCTCGAACAGACCGTAGAAGTCACCAACACCAGCGTGGTCACGACCGATCAGCATGTTGTTAACACCGTAGTTCTGACGGAAGGTAGCATGGAGCAGACCTTCGCGAGGACCGGCGTAACGCATATCCAGTGGGTAACCAGCAGAGATTACGTTCTCTTTAACAAAGTAGTTCTCGATCAGGATGTCGATAGCCTTAACACGAACAGGTGCAGGGATATCGCCTGGCTTGAGGTTACCGATCAGGGAGTGAATCAGAACACCGTCACATACCTCAACAGCGATCTTGCAGAGGTACTCATGGGAACGATGCATTGGGTTACGGAGCTGCAGAGAAGCAACGTTAGCCCAGCCACGCTCTTCGAACATTGCACGGGTCTCAGCTGGGGTCAGGTATACGCCTGGGTACTCTGCAGGATACTCGCCCTGGGAGAGAACTTTAACAGGACCAGCAAGGTTGAATTCTTTCTGAGCCATTACCATGATAACGCCAGGATGATCTTCAGGTGCGATCTCCCAGAACTTACCATCTACAGACTCTTCGCCTTCACCCATGAATACTTTCTCACATTCCCACTTCTTGTCAGCTTCTGTCATCTCGAACTTCTCGTTGACAGTCATGGTAGCGAAAACTTCACCATCTTTAACGAGTGCGATCTCAGAACCTTCAGCGATGTCGGCAGCATCAGCAGCGCTTACATCAAGAGTAATCGGTACAGGCCAGAAGGTGCCATCAGCCATCTGAAAGCTCTCACATACGCCCTTCCAATCAGCTTTAGTCATGAAACCATCCAGAGGGGAAAAACCACCAATACCCATCATGATCAGGTCGCCTTTGGCACGATCAGAAATCTCTACCTGCTTCAGGCCAGCAGCTTTTGCTTTCTCTGCTTCGAGTTCTGCGCCTTCGAGGAGGCAGCATACAAGACCTTTTCCGCCGTGT of the Desulfosediminicola ganghwensis genome contains:
- a CDS encoding FmdB family zinc ribbon protein, giving the protein MPIYEFYCDSCNVIFNFFSSRIDTTTRPDCPRCGKKDLARQVSKFATIRSQGSEETDALAGLDETKMEQAFESIMREAEGINDDDPRQMASLMRNFTRQTGLNLGDAMEEAISRMEAGEDPDQIEQEMGDVLGDDDFNLDSLQKKVRSAGAPPIKDETLYPLQRVEN
- the aroB gene encoding 3-dehydroquinate synthase; translation: MAELRVGLGDRSYPIHIEPGCLDRVGAELSKSRIGNRYAVVSDSNVAKLYGERLLNILDSAGISARMFTFVAGEENKTMATVTDLASQLARAGYDRHDAIIALGGGVTGDIAGFLASAYMRGIPFIQIPTTLLSQVDSSVGGKTGVDLPEGKNLVGAFYQPRAVYIDTEVLQTLDDQELLGGLAEVIKYGVIWDEGFFMFLEKERERIFSLAPEVIVDMITRCCAIKAEVVAEDEREGGLRKILNYGHTIGHAVEGASSFQLIHGLAVSIGMVAAARLSILKGTLAQDVLDRITSILISYGMPTEIPGDLDRAEIKRYLKTDKKAVSGKVQFVLPDKIGSTYITDDVSVDLIDQVLN
- the sat gene encoding sulfate adenylyltransferase produces the protein MSKLVAPHGGKGLVCCLLEGAELEAEKAKAAGLKQVEISDRAKGDLIMMGIGGFSPLDGFMTKADWKGVCESFQMADGTFWPVPITLDVSAADAADIAEGSEIALVKDGEVFATMTVNEKFEMTEADKKWECEKVFMGEGEESVDGKFWEIAPEDHPGVIMVMAQKEFNLAGPVKVLSQGEYPAEYPGVYLTPAETRAMFEERGWANVASLQLRNPMHRSHEYLCKIAVEVCDGVLIHSLIGNLKPGDIPAPVRVKAIDILIENYFVKENVISAGYPLDMRYAGPREGLLHATFRQNYGVNNMLIGRDHAGVGDFYGLFEAQEIFDRIPTTGDAAKDLLCKPMKIDWTFYCHKCDGMASLRTCNHDKESRVILSGTKLRKALSDGAEIVDHFGRDEVLVHLRAYYEGLTEKVEVKMQGAASGDAM